CACAAGATCGACCACGATTCCCCCTGGTTCTGGCCGCAGGACCTGTGGAGCCGCCTGGTGAACTGGTGCGCCGGCGGCACGGCCCTGGCCAAGAGAATACTACACCGATAGACTAAATTTAAAAAATGGGAAATTGTAGTTGTGTCCCTTTGGTATTACTCACGCCTACGGCGCACAGGCAGGGCATGCTTAGTGCCCTTCGGTTCAACTCGGAGCATGTTTTGGGACAAGAAGCCATAGCTCTCTTAAAACTTGATTCCTTTCAAACAACGTAAGATTATAAACTTTGCCTTGGTGTCTTGGTGGCAATGAAAATAGGAGCATCACATGAAAGAATTCTTCCAGCAGCTGCCGGGCTGGCTAAAATCCGGCCTGGCCCTAAAAGGCCTGATACTGTTAGGCCTTGGTTTCTTCGCCGCCCAGGTCCTGGCCAGAATGGCCGAAAAGGCCGCCGCCAAAAAATCGGAGAAGCACACCGCCATGATGATCGGCAAGGTGGTCTACTATGCGGTGATCGTGCTGGTGCTGGCGGCGGCGCTGGACATCTTCAACGTCAAATTGACCGCCATCCTGGCGGCGGCCGGCATCATGTCGGTGGCTTTGGGCTTCGCCGCCCAGACCTCGGTGGCCAACATCGTTTCCGGATTCTTCCTGCTGATGGACCGGCCCTTTGAGATCGACGACGTGATAGACTTTGAGGGACAGCAGGGCACTGTCACCTCCATCGATCTGCTGTCCACCAAATTGCGGACATTCGACAATCTCTATGTCCGGATACCAAACGAGAACCTGATCAAGAACAAAATAGTGAACCTTACCCGGTATAAGACCCGGCGTCTCTGTTTGCACTTCAAGCTGGGCCCCGAAACCGATATTGCCGCTGCCAAGAAAATAATTTTGGACGCAGCCCGCGGCTACCAGCATACCCTGGCCGATCCCCACCCCTTTACCGTGGTCCAGGGTTTCGGCGAAAGCGGCACCAGGCTGGACCTTTTCCTGTGGGTCAAGGGCGAAGCCTATCTCCAGAGCCTCTCCGACCTGAACGAGAACATCAGACGGGCCCTGTTGGCGCGCGGGATAAGGCTGGCCTTCCCCCACCGCGAGATCATCAATAAGAGTTAGACTCCGGACCTGCCTTTAGAAAGTTAAATGTTTGAAAAAGGTTTTGGAAATTTTAATTTCAGTCACGGATGATCTACTTTTCCGTTTTTTTTTCTAACCTGTTCCCTAAATTTGAAAACAATAGTGATTATGCGGGTTGTACAATTTTTTTTAACGCCTAACCCTGGAAACCCTTGTCTTTTAAGGATTTCAGAACATTTCGAAAAAAATCTTGTAAAAAACCAAAAATAAGTTATCCACAACACTACCTATTGTGTTGTGGATATTTTTTTGACTACGCCTAAACTTAAATATATAAATGTTCTAAGACCATTGATTTTAAAGGGTTTTGGAATACTATCATTTTTATGCAATGTAATAAAAGTTATCCACCAAAAAAAAAATTCCCTCTCTACTTGACAAATATACAATATATTGTATATTTATACACAATTAATACAAGATTCTAATATTTTAAACCTAAAAAGGAGGTGAAAAGAATGGCTTGCGCAAAGAAGGCTGTGAAGAAGGTCGCCAAGAAGAAAAAGTAAATTCGGCATAAATTATCTGGCTCGCTAACGAAACAAACCACAATTTAATTACCGGAGGAATCCGGCGAGAAAGGAGGTTTAATAATGCCAGCCAAGAAGAAAGCCGCTAAGAAGAAAAAGAAATAACTGGGTTTTTAACACAGTTTCAAAAGCCCCGCCGTAGGCGGGGCTTTTGTTGTTTCATCCCGGGATTCCACTTGCCGGCTTTATTTTTCTTTTTCATATGATCCATCACCGCCTTCAACCCGCTCTTTTCTCCCAGTTTCAGAAAATACTTATAGGCCGCGGCATACTCTTTTTGCTGGTTCCTCAGCTTGCTGTCATTGACTTTCTCCTGGCCCCAGTACTGGTTCATCAAGGCCGAAAGGTATTCGGCAAAACCCTCCACTTCCCTTTGGCCTTGGACCTTGGGAAAATAACGATAGTTGATGTCGTGAGCCAGCTCGTGGGCCGCCACGTCCCTGAAATTCGCAGGCGAGAGGCCAGAGAGGATGAATATGTCAAATAATTCCCGGGTCACTTTTTTTTCTTTTTTCTTGTTTACGCGATATTCGACATTATACCGGTAAAAACCCCGTTCGGCAAAATTCTTGTGCCCCAGCAAAAGAGCCAGGCTGTCGGCGTCCACCAGGTGGAACATTATGGTGTCCGGGGTGGAAAGGCCTAGGTGGCTTTTCATGTCCAGCCGCACCTGGTCAAACATCTTTTGGGCCAAAGCGGAATCCATCACCGCCAGGACCATGCAGGAGTCGCACCAGCGGCGGCCGTCCTTTGATTCATGGCCGGCCCCGGGCATCTGGCAGTTGAAGCAGGCCGGAAGTTTGGCGCACTGGCCGCAGAATTTTACGCCCTCGATCTCGGTCCATGATTGCATGGTGGCTCCGCACAACGCGCATTTAGGTAAGGTAGTCCGGTAGCATTCCTGGGAGCAGTAAAGTTTGTCCGGATTTTGCTTATCCCTCAGGCCGCCCTGAACCCGTTTCCCGCAAACCGCGCAGAGGGGCAGTGATTTTTGGAAGCATTCTTCGGAACAGAAATATTTGTCCCGGGTATAGACATACCCCCCTGCCAGGCCCTTGCCATCGGCGATCGACTTGCCGCAACTGGCGCATTTGGGCATGGCCTGGGCGAAGCACCTTTGGGAGCAGTAGACCTTGCCCTCATATTCCACATATCTGTCCTTGGACGTGATCGTC
The candidate division TA06 bacterium genome window above contains:
- a CDS encoding mechanosensitive ion channel family protein — protein: MKEFFQQLPGWLKSGLALKGLILLGLGFFAAQVLARMAEKAAAKKSEKHTAMMIGKVVYYAVIVLVLAAALDIFNVKLTAILAAAGIMSVALGFAAQTSVANIVSGFFLLMDRPFEIDDVIDFEGQQGTVTSIDLLSTKLRTFDNLYVRIPNENLIKNKIVNLTRYKTRRLCLHFKLGPETDIAAAKKIILDAARGYQHTLADPHPFTVVQGFGESGTRLDLFLWVKGEAYLQSLSDLNENIRRALLARGIRLAFPHREIINKS